One genomic window of Melitaea cinxia chromosome 10, ilMelCinx1.1, whole genome shotgun sequence includes the following:
- the LOC123657374 gene encoding WD repeat-containing protein 13-like, with protein MAAAFQQQIFALDARFNAYRAPGNPNFKTLYIRRRSQLLRENAKFKDIDTIRKYINIRSQLLQRRYGVQDNISISSSSSRQRSSSKASLPVEESVTINAKKKNDMTISENYAFSGVHHIFDQHTDQVSMVKFANNDRSKLCCVSHDGTVSVCDVTASPPRVSYVLRGHTKPVTGCDWSASNEVLVTCALDGLLLVWDARAARRLRSVPDQLNAPLLCCAFQPANNNMLIAGNARGMVEVLNVSTGIYPRGGSSILGGRVMAIACESSGRMFWAANDKGVIVSYRMSGAGGALSKLRRCCVGGAVTSLAWSPWLARHPALLVSAADDSLYLFRVAGGEGALAPAKRFETAHRSQLVRSSFCPLMSFRRGVCVVSGAEDACVYFLDIEGRADHPVVNKLQGHASPVLGVSFSYDESLLATSDAAGLVIIWRRG; from the exons ATGGCTGCAGCGTTTCAGCAGCAGATATTTGCCCTAGATGCGCGGTTTAATGCCTACAGAGCACCAGGAAACCCCAACTTTA AAACTTTGTATATACGTCGCAGGAGTCAACTTTTAAGAGAAAATGCAAAATTTAAG GATATAGATACAATCAGAAAGTACATAAATATCAGAAGTCAGCTGTTACAGAGAAGATATGGAGTGCAAGATAATATCTCTATCAGTTCATCATCATCTCGACAAAGGTCAAGTAGTAAA GCTAGCCTACCTGTTGAGGAGAGTGTCACAATTAATGCTAAGAAAAAGAATGATATGACAATATCTGAAAACTACGCTTTCTCTGGAGTTCATCACATATTTGATCAG CACACGGACCAGGTGAGTATGGTGAAGTTCGCCAACAACGACCGCAGCAAGCTGTGCTGCGTGTCGCACGACGGCACGGTGTCCGTGTGTGACGTCACCGCCTCGCCGCCTCGCGTCAGCTACGTCCTGCGTGGACACACCAAGCCCGTCACAG GCTGCGACTGGTCGGCGTCCAACGAGGTGCTGGTGACGTGCGCGCTGGACGGGCTGCTGCTGGTGTGGGacgcgcgcgcggcgcggcgcctGCGCAGCGTGCCCGACCAGCTCAACGCGCCGCTGCTGTGCTGCGCCTTCCAGCCCGCCAACAACAACATGCTCATC GCTGGTAATGCGAGAGGAATGGTTGAAGTCCTCAATGTGTCGACGGGAATATATCCTAGAG gtGGCAGTAGTATTTTAGGAGGTCGCGTAATGGCGATTGCGTGCGAGTCCAGCGGTAGAATGTTCTGGGCTGCGAATGACAag GGGGTGATCGTGTCATATCGTATGTcgggggcgggcggcgcgctcAGCAAGCTCCGTCGCTGCTGTGTGGGCGGTGCCGTCACCAGCCTCGCCTGGAGCCCGTGGCTGGCGCGCCACCCCGCGCTGTTAGTCAGCGCCGCCGACGACTCCCTCTACTTGTTCCG CGTGGCGGGCGGCGAGGGCGCGCTGGCGCCGGCGAAGCGCTTCGAGACGGCGCACCGCTCGCAGCTGGTGCGCTCGTCGTTCTGCCCGCTCATGTCGTTCCGGCGCGGCGTGTGCGTGGTGAGCGGCGCGGAGGACGCCTGCGTCTACTTCCTCGACATCGAGGGCCGCGCCGACCACCCCGTCGTCAACAAGCTGCAGG GGCACGCGTCTCCGGTATTGGGAGTGAGCTTCAGCTACGACGAGAGCCTGCTGGCCACCAGCGACGCCGCCGGCCTCGTCATCATCTGGCGTCGCGGCTGA